A genomic window from Purpureocillium takamizusanense chromosome 2, complete sequence includes:
- a CDS encoding uncharacterized protein (COG:S~EggNog:ENOG503NZQB), whose amino-acid sequence MELVRYGSADIPAATTSTHELGVLASVLGRLLQAAAKVVGRPVRKKTRSAPWWTEECWVAAVEYRATRRAYPLEFNRQVQFAKKEFQKVPFNHHHSRSMAKCTKRSSIKRIPSDKPY is encoded by the exons ATGGAACTAGTCCGGTATGGGTCAGCTGACATCCCAGCTGCGACGACGTCCACCCACGAGCTTGGTGTTCTGGCATCTGTCCTCGGGCGGCTCCTCCAGGCAGCGGCGaaagtcgtcggccgcccTGTGCGAAAGAAGACCCGCAGCGCGCCGTGGTGGACCGAGGAATGCTGGGTCGCCGCAGTTGAGTATCGCGCAACCAGGAGAGCCTACCCTCTGGAGTTCAATCGACAGGTTCAGTTTGCCAAGAAGGAGTTTCAGAAG GTGCCTttcaaccaccaccactcgaGGTCGATGGCGAAGTGTACGAAACGTAGCTCGATAAAGCGAATACCCTCCGACAAGCCATACTAG
- a CDS encoding uncharacterized protein (EggNog:ENOG502H477~COG:Q), protein MPHSDDPLTGYYCYMFEPAGSAWADALNQMAYAQCAQFTFETALFRLVGEGSLRRYPLRSMRHQRAQIRSRRSSVGLPRPRIPSPR, encoded by the coding sequence ATGCCGCACTCGGACGACCCGCTGACGGGCTACTACTGCTACATGTTCGAGCCCGCGGGTTCCGCCTGGGCCGACGCCCTGAACCAGATGGCGTACGCCCAATGTGCGCAGTTCACCTTCGAGACCGCTCTGTTCCgactcgtcggcgaggggtCTCTGCGCCGATATCCGCTTAGAAGCATGCGACATCAGCGAGCCCAAATCAGGTCGCGACGCTCATCGGTGGGCTTACCGCGGCCGAGGATCCCATCACCGCGGTAG